From Planococcus halocryophilus, the proteins below share one genomic window:
- the floA gene encoding flotillin-like protein FloA (flotillin-like protein involved in membrane lipid rafts), protein MGLETIGLGAAIIGIIVILAIFFTFVPITLWISALAAGVRISIFTLIGMRLRRVIPSRIVNPLIKASKAGLTVTINQLESHYLAGGNVDRVVNALIAAHRANIELPFERAAAIDLAGRDVLEAVQMSVNPKVIETPFIAGVAMDGIEVKAKARITVRANIDRLVGGAGEETIVARVGEGIVSTLGSSTSHKKVLENPDLISQTVLSKGLDSGTAFEILSIDIADVDIGKNIGAELQTEQAEADKKIAQAKAEERRAMAVASEQEMKAKVVEMRAKVVEAEAEVPLAMSEALRNGNIGVMDYVNYKNIQADTSMRDSISKTSTDKSDNK, encoded by the coding sequence ATGGGACTTGAAACAATTGGTCTAGGCGCAGCAATCATTGGTATTATCGTTATTTTGGCAATATTCTTTACGTTCGTTCCGATTACGTTATGGATTTCAGCATTAGCTGCAGGCGTAAGAATCAGTATCTTTACACTAATAGGGATGAGATTACGTCGTGTTATTCCATCGCGTATTGTTAACCCGTTAATCAAAGCTTCAAAAGCGGGATTAACGGTAACTATTAATCAATTGGAGAGTCATTACTTAGCAGGTGGTAACGTTGATCGTGTTGTTAACGCATTAATCGCGGCTCACCGTGCCAATATCGAATTGCCATTTGAACGCGCAGCGGCGATTGACCTAGCAGGTCGTGACGTGCTAGAAGCTGTTCAAATGTCGGTAAACCCGAAAGTGATTGAAACACCATTTATCGCCGGTGTGGCAATGGACGGGATCGAAGTAAAAGCAAAAGCGCGTATTACAGTTCGCGCAAATATCGACCGTTTAGTCGGTGGTGCTGGGGAAGAAACAATTGTTGCCCGTGTTGGTGAAGGGATTGTTTCGACACTTGGTTCAAGCACAAGCCATAAAAAAGTTCTTGAAAACCCAGATCTAATTTCTCAAACAGTTTTATCGAAAGGTCTTGATTCCGGTACAGCGTTTGAAATTCTGTCTATCGATATTGCAGACGTTGATATCGGTAAAAACATTGGAGCGGAACTACAAACAGAACAAGCAGAAGCAGATAAGAAAATTGCTCAAGCAAAAGCTGAAGAGCGCCGCGCGATGGCTGTTGCAAGCGAACAAGAAATGAAAGCAAAAGTTGTGGAAATGAGAGCGAAAGTTGTAGAAGCAGAAGCAGAAGTACCACTTGCAATGTCTGAAGCCCTTCGCAACGGGAATATTGGCGTTATGGATTACGTGAACTACAAAAATATCCAAGCTGATACAAGTATGCGCGATTCTATTTCAAAAACCAGCACGGATAAATCCGACAACAAATAA
- the deoC gene encoding deoxyribose-phosphate aldolase: MTNIASYIDHTLLKPESTESQVVQLCKEAAEYNFASVCVNPTWVEKAAAELTNSEVKVCTVIGFPLGASTPETKAFETTDAISKGAGEIDMVLNIGALKSGNTDHVKKDIEAVVNAAKGKAIVKVILETCLLTDEEKVTASQLSKEAGADFVKTSTGFSTGGATVEDVKLMRQTVGPDMGIKASGGVRSLEDVEAMIEAGATRIGASSGVKIMQGLTSDSDY, translated from the coding sequence ATGACAAACATTGCATCTTATATCGACCATACTTTATTAAAACCTGAATCAACAGAAAGCCAAGTTGTTCAGCTATGCAAAGAAGCAGCAGAATACAATTTCGCTTCTGTTTGCGTAAATCCAACTTGGGTTGAAAAAGCAGCTGCAGAATTAACAAATAGTGAAGTGAAAGTTTGTACAGTTATTGGCTTCCCATTAGGAGCTTCTACGCCTGAGACAAAAGCTTTTGAAACAACGGATGCTATTTCTAAAGGCGCTGGTGAAATTGATATGGTTTTAAACATTGGCGCATTAAAGAGCGGCAATACAGATCACGTGAAAAAAGATATTGAAGCAGTTGTCAATGCAGCTAAAGGCAAAGCAATCGTCAAAGTAATTCTTGAGACGTGCTTGTTAACGGACGAAGAAAAAGTAACCGCTTCCCAATTATCTAAAGAAGCTGGAGCGGATTTTGTTAAAACTTCTACTGGCTTCTCAACAGGTGGAGCGACAGTTGAAGATGTGAAATTGATGCGTCAAACAGTTGGTCCAGATATGGGTATTAAAGCATCAGGTGGCGTACGTAGCTTAGAAGATGTAGAAGCAATGATCGAAGCAGGAGCTACGCGTATTGGCGCAAGTTCTGGCGTTAAAATCATGCAAGGCTTAACTTCTGATTCTGATTATTAA
- the rpsU gene encoding 30S ribosomal protein S21, whose amino-acid sequence MSKTTVRKNESIEDALRRFKRTVSKSGTMQEVRKREYYDKPSVKRKLKSEAARKRKF is encoded by the coding sequence ATGTCAAAAACTACAGTTCGTAAAAACGAATCGATTGAAGATGCTCTTCGCCGCTTCAAACGCACTGTTTCTAAATCTGGAACAATGCAAGAGGTAAGAAAGCGCGAGTACTATGATAAGCCGAGCGTGAAACGTAAACTAAAATCAGAAGCTGCGCGTAAACGTAAATTTTAA
- a CDS encoding NfeD family protein — translation MSKVKVFMGFGLLLLSFLLVLPTIQADTSTVYVIPIEDEVERGLQAFIERGIEEAEDAGAEAIIFEIDTPGGFVDAADGIARLLDKTDLETLAFVNQDALSAGAFLALHNDEIYMHPNGRMGAAQVINQSGNAAADKANSAWLSSMKSAAQTVDRDPQYALAMADASIDLPEVGAAKGKLLTLDAKEAEQVGYSEGTVSSLSELLALKGFQDATIVTIDETFSESLARFLTNPFIVPILLSFAGLGLLLELFTPGVGVPGFIGMVFLLLFFYGHLVAGLAGYESIILLIIGFGLLVAEFIIPGGVAGFLGVAAILGSILLAGGDLKTTAIAVLIAMVVATVGMVIVVKFFGKRLSLFKRIILTDATDTASGYVSTTNRPELVGKIARTLTALRPSGTIQLDDERIDAVSEGRFIDSGKNVKIIKVEGSRIVVRELDKQEEE, via the coding sequence TTGAGCAAAGTCAAAGTCTTTATGGGTTTTGGACTTTTGCTATTATCGTTTCTACTTGTGCTCCCAACTATCCAGGCGGATACTTCGACGGTGTACGTTATTCCAATCGAAGATGAAGTTGAAAGAGGATTGCAGGCTTTTATCGAACGGGGGATTGAAGAAGCGGAAGATGCTGGAGCCGAAGCCATCATATTTGAAATAGATACACCGGGTGGATTTGTAGATGCAGCAGATGGCATTGCTCGTCTGTTAGACAAAACAGATTTAGAAACACTGGCTTTTGTTAATCAAGACGCTTTGTCTGCTGGTGCGTTTCTTGCTTTGCATAATGACGAAATTTACATGCATCCTAACGGGCGCATGGGAGCGGCACAAGTAATAAATCAGTCAGGGAATGCAGCGGCTGATAAAGCAAATAGTGCTTGGTTGTCCTCAATGAAAAGTGCAGCACAAACAGTTGACCGAGATCCCCAGTATGCCTTGGCCATGGCCGATGCATCAATAGATCTTCCAGAAGTGGGCGCAGCTAAAGGTAAATTATTAACTTTAGATGCGAAAGAAGCTGAGCAAGTAGGATATTCAGAAGGAACCGTTAGTTCGTTAAGTGAGCTTTTAGCGTTAAAGGGCTTTCAGGACGCAACAATTGTTACAATTGACGAAACGTTTTCGGAAAGTCTAGCTCGCTTTTTAACGAATCCGTTTATCGTGCCGATTCTTTTATCATTTGCAGGACTTGGCTTGTTACTTGAGCTATTCACGCCAGGAGTCGGAGTTCCAGGGTTTATCGGAATGGTATTTTTACTGTTGTTTTTTTATGGTCACTTAGTGGCCGGCTTAGCAGGTTACGAATCCATCATTTTATTGATTATTGGTTTCGGACTTTTAGTAGCTGAGTTTATCATACCGGGTGGTGTGGCTGGATTTTTAGGAGTTGCGGCTATTCTCGGTAGTATCTTATTGGCGGGAGGAGACTTGAAAACCACCGCCATAGCAGTACTTATAGCAATGGTAGTAGCAACAGTAGGGATGGTGATCGTAGTGAAGTTTTTTGGTAAACGACTGAGTTTGTTCAAACGCATTATTTTGACGGACGCCACCGATACGGCAAGTGGTTATGTATCGACTACAAACCGTCCAGAACTTGTCGGTAAAATTGCACGAACACTGACTGCATTGCGTCCATCAGGTACAATTCAGCTAGACGATGAGCGAATCGATGCTGTCTCTGAGGGAAGATTTATAGACAGTGGCAAAAATGTTAAGATTATCAAGGTAGAAGGTTCACGAATCGTAGTTCGTGAGCTGGATAAACAAGAGGAGGAATAA